In the genome of Siniperca chuatsi isolate FFG_IHB_CAS linkage group LG17, ASM2008510v1, whole genome shotgun sequence, one region contains:
- the s100s gene encoding S100 calcium binding protein S isoform X1, protein MPDTIMSKEPSSNLESAMQMLIKTFHKYSGKEGDKYTLSRGELKELLLEELGTYLGTSKDNEAVEKVMNDLDANNDGEVDFTEFIILMGALTVACNDFFLEFKTDDKPKDESKGNSAEKKD, encoded by the exons ATGCCGGACACAAT CATGTCCAAGGAGCCCAGTTCCAACCTGGAGAGTGCCATGCAGATGCTCATAAAGACCTTCCACAAGTACTCGGGGAAGGAGGGCGACAAGTACACGCTGAGCAGGGGTGAACTGAAGGAGCTGCTGCTAGAGGAGCTGGGGACTTACTTAGGG ACCTCCAAAGATAATGAAGCAGTTGAGAAGGTGATGAATGACTTGGACGCCAACAACGACGGGGAGGTGGACTTCACCGAGTTCATCATCCTGATGGGCGCCCTCACTGTCGCCTGCAACGACTTCTTCCTGGAGTTCAAGACAGACGACAAACCGAAAGACGAAAGCAAAGGCAATTCGGCGGAGAAGAAAGATTGA
- the s100s gene encoding S100 calcium binding protein S isoform X2, producing MSKEPSSNLESAMQMLIKTFHKYSGKEGDKYTLSRGELKELLLEELGTYLGTSKDNEAVEKVMNDLDANNDGEVDFTEFIILMGALTVACNDFFLEFKTDDKPKDESKGNSAEKKD from the exons ATGTCCAAGGAGCCCAGTTCCAACCTGGAGAGTGCCATGCAGATGCTCATAAAGACCTTCCACAAGTACTCGGGGAAGGAGGGCGACAAGTACACGCTGAGCAGGGGTGAACTGAAGGAGCTGCTGCTAGAGGAGCTGGGGACTTACTTAGGG ACCTCCAAAGATAATGAAGCAGTTGAGAAGGTGATGAATGACTTGGACGCCAACAACGACGGGGAGGTGGACTTCACCGAGTTCATCATCCTGATGGGCGCCCTCACTGTCGCCTGCAACGACTTCTTCCTGGAGTTCAAGACAGACGACAAACCGAAAGACGAAAGCAAAGGCAATTCGGCGGAGAAGAAAGATTGA